In Vibrio syngnathi, the following proteins share a genomic window:
- a CDS encoding cystatin family protein — MKKVRLTSLLGLATLLSVAALAGCSQKSEVPAQSQENANPICSTKNLTGGWSKSDITPQAEQALNAVLGQMNTSAELKQILSVRTQVVAGLNYAIEFEMDNGEVWNTLVYRSLQGDIEMTQPAQQGRLCL, encoded by the coding sequence ATGAAGAAAGTACGATTAACATCATTACTTGGATTAGCAACCTTGCTTAGTGTTGCGGCGTTAGCAGGATGCAGTCAGAAATCTGAGGTTCCAGCTCAATCACAAGAGAATGCGAACCCTATCTGTAGCACTAAAAACCTGACGGGTGGTTGGTCGAAAAGTGATATCACACCTCAAGCTGAGCAAGCTTTAAACGCGGTTCTTGGTCAAATGAACACTTCAGCTGAGCTTAAACAGATCTTGAGTGTTCGAACTCAGGTTGTCGCGGGTTTGAACTATGCTATCGAATTTGAAATGGATAATGGTGAAGTCTGGAATACCCTTGTGTATCGTTCGCTACAAGGTGACATCGAAATGACGCAACCTGCACAGCAAGGTCGTTTGTGTCTATAG
- the luxM gene encoding acyl-homoserine-lactone synthase LuxM translates to MELMSSLGSLLASSLPIEKKQHALVELVLHTYQPQQRTALFKTVAEHRRSQIELLFPEHQTKSDSVMFEVMDYRDLIQRYPNTLSVEVALLEEAVGQCYMHWLDFWCECEISAIKAKLPLSTHASYPMVLPIIDSAYYGVIIDQIENSQLIVQTPSRPQGVPISDAIALSNLEVFIKGEKWYEMLPLLHLSQTGKHFILLKHPTDEAFPTLVSSALIQDWSKNDTWLSYALPFCNDKWKYSLSRRGYEGLAGLHIFTPQALSKCDSIPEFDNKFQLQLAEKQAVCEILRLTVSGNIQQKVYFLYLAQKEMLNLLHQAGYKIGFTIIDQPLILDFYKAIEPQAYLPLGSCDLNETNLLTYRGLWNIELMLKAFSHVKFRDYRRCLRENKNTAWQII, encoded by the coding sequence ATGGAATTAATGTCGTCTTTAGGTTCACTGTTGGCTAGCAGCCTGCCTATCGAAAAAAAACAACACGCACTGGTTGAACTCGTACTCCACACTTATCAACCGCAACAGCGCACGGCTCTTTTCAAAACAGTGGCAGAACACCGTCGAAGCCAAATAGAATTACTTTTCCCTGAACATCAAACAAAAAGCGACTCAGTAATGTTTGAAGTGATGGACTACCGCGATCTGATTCAGCGCTATCCAAATACCCTATCCGTAGAGGTTGCTCTATTAGAAGAAGCGGTAGGACAATGCTATATGCATTGGTTGGACTTTTGGTGTGAATGTGAAATTTCCGCAATCAAAGCAAAATTACCATTAAGCACCCATGCCTCTTATCCTATGGTTCTGCCCATTATAGATAGTGCTTACTATGGTGTGATCATTGACCAGATTGAAAATAGCCAACTCATAGTACAAACGCCAAGTCGCCCTCAAGGAGTACCAATCAGCGATGCTATTGCTTTAAGCAACCTTGAGGTTTTTATTAAAGGTGAGAAGTGGTATGAGATGCTACCTTTACTCCACTTATCACAAACAGGTAAGCACTTTATTCTACTCAAACACCCAACAGATGAAGCCTTTCCAACCCTAGTCTCTTCAGCCCTAATTCAAGATTGGTCAAAAAATGATACTTGGCTAAGCTACGCCCTCCCTTTCTGTAACGACAAATGGAAGTACAGTTTATCCAGACGTGGTTATGAAGGACTGGCAGGGCTACATATTTTCACTCCACAGGCTCTATCAAAGTGTGACTCTATTCCAGAGTTCGATAATAAGTTCCAATTACAATTAGCCGAAAAGCAAGCTGTATGTGAAATTCTACGCCTAACCGTGAGTGGAAATATTCAACAAAAAGTCTACTTCCTTTATCTTGCTCAAAAAGAGATGCTCAACTTGTTACATCAAGCGGGCTATAAAATTGGCTTTACCATTATAGATCAACCTTTGATACTCGATTTTTACAAGGCTATCGAACCGCAAGCATACTTGCCGCTAGGGTCTTGTGACTTGAACGAAACGAACTTACTGACTTACCGCGGGTTATGGAATATTGAACTGATGTTGAAGGCATTCAGTCACGTCAAATTTCGAGACTATAGACGGTGCCTCCGTGAAAATAAAAATACAGCGTGGCAAATAATATGA
- a CDS encoding LysR family transcriptional regulator: MNIARIDLNLLVYLDMLLRERNVTRAAHQLGITQPAMSNGLRRLRDLFEDPLLVRTSEGMIPTERAHKLQPLIRNILANVEKTLQPTTEFNAEDSERVFRIMASDYAESTIIQPLLKKLSEIAPKIRLDIMTPSDVSYQDVEQGTVDIIINRFDDIPQSFHQMSLWHDGFSCLFSCDNPIADNFELLSYLKAQHIWVSKTGMGTGVGINPSEAQKLGWIDEALMRIGKTRNITVFTRHYLSAILFAQQKNLILTIPTKAAQLQRNNPRLLIKPAPFAIEPFEVKMAWSPLLQTNPDHQWMRRLIKSVANEIESGVTE; encoded by the coding sequence ATGAATATTGCTCGTATAGACCTTAATTTACTTGTGTATTTAGACATGTTGCTACGTGAAAGAAACGTTACAAGAGCAGCACATCAATTAGGCATTACTCAGCCAGCCATGAGTAATGGCCTTCGCCGATTACGAGATCTGTTTGAAGACCCACTACTGGTGAGAACAAGCGAAGGGATGATACCGACCGAACGCGCACATAAGTTGCAGCCATTGATACGAAATATCTTGGCGAATGTAGAAAAGACACTGCAGCCGACCACGGAATTTAATGCCGAAGACAGTGAACGCGTGTTTCGTATCATGGCGAGTGACTATGCAGAGTCGACCATTATTCAGCCTTTATTGAAAAAACTGAGCGAGATAGCACCAAAGATACGATTGGACATCATGACGCCAAGTGACGTGAGTTATCAGGATGTAGAACAAGGTACTGTTGATATAATTATCAACCGATTCGACGATATTCCTCAGTCGTTTCATCAGATGAGCCTTTGGCACGACGGGTTTTCTTGTCTATTTAGTTGTGACAACCCAATCGCCGACAATTTCGAACTTTTGTCTTATCTAAAGGCGCAACATATCTGGGTAAGTAAGACAGGAATGGGGACTGGAGTTGGGATCAACCCAAGTGAAGCACAAAAGCTCGGCTGGATAGATGAAGCATTAATGCGCATTGGTAAAACGCGCAATATCACGGTGTTTACTCGACACTACTTGTCGGCGATTCTTTTCGCACAACAAAAGAATCTGATCCTTACTATTCCTACCAAAGCGGCTCAACTGCAGCGCAATAACCCTAGATTGTTGATCAAGCCTGCGCCATTTGCGATTGAACCCTTTGAGGTGAAGATGGCATGGAGTCCATTGCTACAAACCAATCCAGACCATCAGTGGATGCGTCGCTTGATTAAAAGTGTCGCTAATGAAATCGAGAGTGGAGTGACGGAATAA
- the luxN gene encoding quorum-sensing autoinducer 1 sensor kinase/phosphatase LuxN, protein MKTFDLGLEAIFYAKAITLLATVAVVVMWLFYYCYRLKQKNEAIVGTHHVPYIAYSVCIITWISSNAYFHTDLLTELGPTAAIFAAKLANLSSFLAFAFAYYFSCQLAAENRNGKVYRWQQAILASLASYSFYINLTPGLTVEDVTITAPSQFVIEFGPHTPYFFMGVISLIALTLVNLVTMRTNGSKLTLAKTNYMITGILVFMLSTATIHIGVAYFLRDFSLTWLPPALSLSEMLFVGYALLTSRFYSFKYLTYISLNVLLACTILVIPLGTVFIPITNGNQWLLAIPICAIIGVAWSPIYKRVSPYSSLLVFRNKKTPVQQILALEEDFKLSIDDAMRRLGSQLQIPEDKLRLVNSNYNETFYEDYLSSKDSVLVFDELSEKLDYTQPAKRSLKALYDKMSSNNTALVMPLFGHKKSVTHLLVSSHKSNNRMFSNEEISALQTLLTRVQSTIEADRRIRQSRALANSIAHEMRNPLAQVQLHFEVLKQHIDNQAPTQQILTDIENGQAAIQRGRQLIDIILREVSDNSPEHGPITMTSIHKAVDQAVSHYGFENEKIIERIRLPQHADFVAKLNETLFNFVIFNLIRNAIYYFDSYPDSQIEISTKTGPYENILTFRDTGPGIDEAIVHKVFDDFFSFQKSGGSGLGLGYCQRVMRSFGGRVECHSKLGEFTEFHLYFPIVPNAPKAETLRTPYFNGWKHNQSTEDKAEADVKPENQTPSGDIEPEPASTLTESKQTELSQAENQPASSHLAPTVLIVDDKEVQRTLVQMYLNRLGVNSLQAKNGENAVELFRTHKVDLVLMDVQMPIMNGFDASLIIKARSPQTPIIALSGESGQRELDMISKLMDGRLEKPTSLDALQDVLDSCLRKDATSNASKETEN, encoded by the coding sequence ATGAAGACGTTTGATCTTGGGCTAGAGGCGATATTCTATGCTAAAGCCATCACTCTGCTTGCAACGGTCGCTGTTGTTGTAATGTGGTTGTTCTACTATTGTTATCGCCTTAAACAAAAGAACGAAGCGATAGTGGGGACACACCATGTACCTTACATCGCATATTCCGTCTGTATTATTACGTGGATCAGTAGCAATGCCTACTTCCATACCGACTTATTGACGGAACTTGGCCCCACAGCAGCCATATTCGCAGCAAAGTTGGCCAACCTCAGCTCTTTCCTTGCTTTTGCCTTTGCGTATTACTTTTCATGTCAGCTCGCGGCCGAAAATCGCAATGGTAAAGTCTATAGGTGGCAACAAGCCATTCTCGCTAGTCTGGCGAGCTACTCCTTCTATATCAATTTGACCCCAGGGTTAACGGTAGAAGATGTCACCATTACTGCACCAAGCCAATTCGTGATCGAGTTTGGCCCACACACACCATACTTTTTTATGGGGGTAATCAGCTTAATTGCCCTTACACTGGTTAATCTAGTGACCATGCGTACCAATGGCAGCAAGCTAACATTAGCCAAAACCAACTACATGATTACGGGCATCTTGGTATTCATGCTATCCACCGCAACGATTCACATTGGCGTTGCCTATTTCCTACGTGATTTCTCGCTCACTTGGCTTCCCCCTGCCTTGTCGCTCAGTGAGATGTTATTTGTAGGTTATGCTCTACTGACCTCTCGCTTCTACAGTTTTAAATACCTTACATACATAAGCCTTAATGTGCTTCTGGCATGTACAATATTGGTGATACCTCTTGGTACTGTATTTATTCCAATAACTAACGGTAACCAATGGTTATTAGCGATACCTATCTGCGCGATTATCGGTGTCGCATGGAGTCCTATCTACAAACGTGTAAGTCCTTACTCCTCATTACTTGTCTTCAGAAACAAAAAGACACCGGTACAACAAATCCTCGCATTAGAAGAAGACTTCAAGTTGTCGATTGACGATGCCATGCGCCGTTTAGGTAGCCAACTGCAAATCCCAGAAGACAAGCTTCGACTAGTTAACAGCAATTACAACGAAACCTTCTACGAAGATTACCTATCTAGTAAAGACTCCGTTCTAGTGTTCGATGAGCTTTCTGAAAAACTCGATTATACTCAGCCAGCTAAGCGGTCACTAAAAGCACTTTATGACAAGATGAGTTCTAACAACACCGCGTTGGTAATGCCACTATTCGGACACAAAAAATCAGTCACACACTTGCTAGTATCATCGCACAAAAGCAACAATCGTATGTTCTCTAATGAAGAGATCTCTGCACTGCAAACCTTGTTAACTAGAGTACAAAGCACAATCGAAGCCGACAGGCGTATTCGCCAAAGTCGTGCTCTGGCTAACTCGATCGCTCATGAAATGCGTAATCCACTGGCTCAAGTGCAACTGCATTTTGAAGTGTTAAAGCAGCACATTGATAATCAAGCACCAACTCAACAAATCTTGACTGACATTGAGAATGGCCAAGCTGCAATTCAACGCGGACGGCAACTGATTGACATCATTTTGCGAGAAGTCAGTGACAACTCGCCTGAGCACGGGCCAATCACCATGACCTCAATCCACAAGGCCGTGGATCAAGCTGTCAGCCACTATGGCTTTGAGAATGAAAAGATCATTGAGCGCATTCGTTTACCGCAACACGCTGATTTTGTGGCAAAGCTGAATGAAACCCTATTCAACTTCGTCATTTTCAACCTGATACGCAATGCAATCTACTACTTTGATTCTTACCCAGACAGCCAAATTGAGATCAGCACCAAAACTGGGCCTTACGAGAACATCCTCACATTCCGTGATACCGGCCCCGGCATTGACGAAGCCATTGTTCATAAGGTCTTTGATGACTTTTTCTCTTTCCAAAAAAGCGGAGGTAGCGGCTTAGGACTGGGTTATTGCCAACGAGTGATGCGTTCATTTGGTGGCAGAGTAGAATGCCATTCCAAACTTGGTGAATTTACTGAGTTTCACCTGTACTTCCCGATTGTACCTAATGCTCCAAAAGCGGAGACGCTGCGTACGCCTTATTTCAACGGTTGGAAACACAACCAATCTACGGAAGATAAAGCCGAAGCTGACGTAAAACCAGAGAACCAAACTCCAAGCGGTGATATAGAACCTGAACCGGCAAGTACGCTAACAGAAAGTAAACAAACAGAACTCTCGCAAGCAGAAAATCAACCAGCATCAAGCCATCTTGCACCAACGGTACTTATTGTTGATGACAAAGAGGTACAGCGCACACTTGTTCAGATGTATTTGAACCGATTGGGCGTTAACAGTTTGCAAGCCAAAAACGGGGAAAATGCCGTCGAGTTGTTCAGAACACACAAAGTTGATTTGGTCTTAATGGACGTACAAATGCCGATAATGAATGGTTTTGACGCAAGCTTGATCATTAAGGCACGCTCACCTCAAACACCAATTATTGCTTTGTCTGGTGAATCAGGACAACGTGAACTCGACATGATCAGTAAGTTGATGGATGGCCGCTTAGAGAAGCCAACCTCATTGGATGCACTACAAGACGTACTTGATAGTTGCTTGAGAAAAGACGCAACGTCTAACGCTTCTAAGGAAACAGAGAATTAG
- a CDS encoding isocitrate lyase gives MSQITQDIEKIEVAKSAAGAPWDAINPESAARMRAQNKFKTGLDIAQYTADIMRADMAAYDEDSSQYTQSLGCWHGFIGQQKLISIKKHFDGKTDRRYLYLSGWMVAALRSDFGPLPDQSMHEKTSVAGLVEELYTFLRQADARELGGLFRELDAAREAGDVNLQDRIQDKIDNHVTHVVPIIADIDAGFGNAEATYLMAKQMIEAGACCLQIENQVADEKQCGHQDGKVTVPHADFHAKLRALRYAFLELGIDNGVIVARTDSQGAGLTKEIAVVKEPGDQGDIYNSYLDVEEIDVADMAEGDVCFNRDGKLVRPKRLPSGLYQFREGTGEDRCVFDCIEAINAGADLLWIETEKPHIGQIKEMMDGVREVHPNAKLVYNNSPSFNWTLNFRQQAYDALAAEGKDVSAYDRANLMSAEYDETELSASADEKIRTFQADASREAGIFHHLITLPTYHTAALSTDNLAKEYFGDQGMLGYVANVQRKEIRQGIACVKHQNMSGSDMGDDHKEYFAGENALKAAGEANTSNQFD, from the coding sequence ATGTCGCAAATTACACAAGATATCGAAAAGATTGAAGTTGCAAAAAGCGCTGCAGGTGCACCATGGGATGCAATTAACCCTGAATCTGCTGCTCGTATGCGAGCTCAAAACAAATTCAAAACAGGTCTGGATATTGCGCAATACACGGCAGATATTATGCGTGCAGACATGGCGGCTTACGACGAAGATAGCTCTCAATACACTCAGTCTCTGGGTTGCTGGCATGGTTTCATCGGCCAACAAAAGCTGATTTCGATTAAAAAGCACTTTGATGGCAAGACAGACCGTCGTTACCTATATCTTTCTGGCTGGATGGTGGCAGCACTTCGCTCTGATTTTGGTCCACTTCCAGACCAATCTATGCATGAGAAAACCTCGGTTGCTGGCCTAGTAGAAGAGCTATACACCTTCCTACGCCAGGCAGATGCTCGTGAACTAGGTGGTTTATTTCGTGAACTAGACGCAGCTCGTGAAGCGGGCGATGTAAACCTACAAGACCGTATCCAAGACAAAATCGACAATCACGTTACACACGTGGTGCCAATCATTGCCGATATCGATGCTGGTTTCGGTAACGCAGAAGCGACTTACCTAATGGCTAAGCAGATGATTGAAGCGGGCGCGTGTTGTCTACAGATTGAAAACCAAGTAGCCGATGAGAAGCAATGTGGTCACCAAGACGGCAAAGTAACGGTTCCTCATGCTGATTTCCACGCAAAACTTCGCGCACTTCGTTACGCTTTCCTTGAACTAGGCATCGACAATGGCGTTATTGTTGCTCGTACCGATTCACAAGGTGCTGGTCTAACAAAAGAAATCGCAGTAGTGAAAGAACCGGGCGACCAAGGTGATATCTACAACTCATACCTAGATGTTGAAGAGATCGATGTTGCTGATATGGCTGAAGGCGATGTTTGCTTCAACCGCGACGGCAAGCTAGTTAGACCTAAGCGTTTGCCTTCAGGCTTATACCAATTCCGCGAAGGTACAGGTGAAGACCGCTGTGTATTCGACTGTATTGAAGCAATCAACGCGGGTGCTGACCTTCTTTGGATTGAGACTGAGAAACCACACATTGGTCAAATCAAAGAGATGATGGACGGCGTACGTGAAGTTCACCCTAACGCTAAGCTGGTATACAACAACTCTCCATCATTCAACTGGACACTAAACTTCCGTCAGCAAGCATACGATGCACTGGCAGCAGAAGGTAAAGATGTATCAGCTTACGACCGTGCAAACCTAATGAGTGCGGAATACGACGAAACCGAACTGTCTGCAAGCGCTGACGAAAAGATTCGTACATTCCAAGCCGATGCATCACGTGAAGCAGGTATTTTCCACCACTTGATTACACTACCTACATACCACACTGCAGCGCTGTCTACTGACAACCTTGCGAAAGAGTACTTTGGTGACCAAGGCATGTTGGGTTACGTTGCGAATGTTCAACGTAAAGAAATCCGCCAAGGCATTGCATGTGTTAAACACCAAAACATGTCTGGTTCAGACATGGGTGATGACCACAAAGAGTACTTTGCTGGTGAGAACGCACTAAAAGCAGCAGGTGAAGCGAATACATCGAATCAATTTGATTAA
- a CDS encoding DMT family transporter: MSFSWIAFTLLAAFSQSWRNAFQSKLAGTMSVAGVTLARFIWAGPIALIYLYSLHQWQPVSTPSFSGEFVFYIVAAAIMQILATGLMVMLFKLENYAIGAGLAKCEAPVSAVLSVLFFGTALTITGWVGVLIGTLGVLIMSSSSGWRSLSPKVFLLGMACSTAFALTSLWVREASLSIGLPFPHSAAWVLFLVISLQTVIICTYLFFRERDTLRQIFAKSKLVVMTSLASVIGSLGWFSAMSLQAVPYVKTLGQIEVVFMVLISYFWLGQSIARKDILALILLSIAAVLVMWQ; this comes from the coding sequence ATGTCTTTTAGTTGGATAGCTTTTACTCTTCTCGCAGCCTTCAGCCAATCTTGGCGCAATGCATTTCAAAGTAAACTAGCGGGAACAATGAGTGTGGCTGGCGTGACGTTAGCTCGCTTTATTTGGGCTGGCCCAATCGCGCTTATTTATCTCTATTCGCTGCACCAATGGCAGCCAGTCTCCACGCCTAGTTTTTCCGGTGAGTTTGTTTTCTACATTGTTGCTGCTGCGATTATGCAGATCCTAGCGACTGGCTTGATGGTGATGCTATTTAAGCTAGAGAACTATGCGATAGGTGCCGGACTCGCCAAATGTGAAGCTCCAGTTTCAGCTGTATTGTCCGTGCTGTTTTTTGGCACCGCTTTGACCATTACGGGCTGGGTTGGTGTACTTATTGGTACTTTGGGCGTGTTGATCATGAGCAGCTCTTCTGGCTGGCGAAGCCTTTCTCCCAAAGTGTTTTTGTTAGGTATGGCTTGCAGTACAGCCTTTGCTTTAACGTCTCTTTGGGTTCGAGAAGCCAGCTTGAGCATCGGCCTCCCCTTCCCTCATAGCGCCGCATGGGTGCTGTTCCTAGTCATTTCCCTTCAGACAGTGATTATCTGCACGTATCTCTTTTTCAGAGAACGCGACACGTTGCGCCAGATATTTGCCAAGTCGAAACTGGTGGTGATGACAAGCCTAGCAAGTGTGATTGGTTCTCTCGGTTGGTTTAGCGCAATGTCACTTCAAGCCGTACCGTACGTAAAGACGTTAGGACAAATAGAAGTAGTCTTTATGGTGCTGATTTCTTATTTCTGGTTGGGGCAAAGCATTGCTCGCAAAGACATTCTTGCGCTCATTTTGCTTTCTATCGCAGCTGTGTTGGTAATGTGGCAATAA
- a CDS encoding MFS transporter, with protein MTLKEILKIPNVRYFLMFRSSYFARFYYPIFTLLYLDYGLTLSQFAMLNVVWAATIVLAEVPSGAFADTLGRKKLVVLSSIVMFIEIAMIALVPTGDANLVFIVFLVNRILSGLAMALASGADEALAYDALKEQGNEELWPRVLQIQLRVASSVGIFVTLIGAAMYDVNFMANIFHAIGLAEPESTKDLMRIPVFATLFVAMIAIYAAVNMREEKKVMPSDQTKLATTIASLKLTADTGKWVLATPYVLFILLYYSLFEHTSRMFLTMNSQYYLAIDIPIIYFGFIGAGISLLKIILAGQSRRLAESIEPKTFIVVMGLASMATYYWISLGWSIYGVLPALVLIFIIMTMNIFISYHLNKKTESHNRATVLSFKGLMFNLGYGLIGILYAYYYKLVSQGYTAQEIEQNLDFLASLSSFFYYFTLLFVSISALFYFKNKKESIF; from the coding sequence ATGACGCTCAAAGAAATCCTGAAAATTCCCAATGTCCGCTACTTCTTGATGTTTCGAAGCAGCTACTTTGCGCGTTTTTATTACCCTATCTTCACCCTACTCTATTTAGATTACGGCTTGACCCTTTCTCAGTTTGCCATGCTCAACGTAGTTTGGGCGGCGACCATTGTGCTTGCGGAAGTACCATCAGGGGCGTTCGCCGATACCTTGGGTCGCAAAAAGCTTGTAGTGCTGTCTTCGATTGTGATGTTCATTGAGATCGCCATGATTGCTCTTGTTCCGACTGGAGATGCCAATCTAGTCTTCATTGTGTTTCTGGTTAACCGGATATTAAGTGGCTTAGCGATGGCGTTAGCCAGTGGTGCCGATGAGGCATTGGCTTACGACGCCTTGAAAGAGCAAGGTAACGAAGAGTTATGGCCGCGAGTGTTACAAATCCAGCTTCGTGTCGCGTCTAGTGTGGGGATCTTTGTCACCTTGATTGGTGCTGCGATGTACGACGTGAACTTTATGGCGAACATCTTTCATGCTATCGGATTAGCAGAGCCAGAAAGCACCAAAGACCTCATGCGCATTCCTGTTTTCGCTACCCTATTTGTCGCGATGATCGCCATTTATGCCGCTGTTAACATGCGCGAAGAGAAAAAGGTGATGCCAAGCGATCAAACCAAATTAGCAACCACCATTGCCAGCCTTAAATTAACGGCTGACACAGGTAAGTGGGTACTTGCTACGCCTTACGTGCTGTTCATCTTGCTTTACTACAGCCTGTTCGAACACACCTCTAGAATGTTCCTGACCATGAACAGCCAATACTATCTCGCCATCGATATTCCTATCATCTACTTCGGTTTTATTGGCGCGGGGATCAGTTTACTCAAAATCATATTGGCAGGACAAAGCCGTAGATTGGCAGAAAGCATCGAGCCTAAAACCTTCATTGTGGTTATGGGTTTAGCGAGCATGGCGACCTACTATTGGATCAGTTTAGGTTGGTCGATCTATGGTGTGCTCCCTGCACTGGTACTTATCTTTATCATCATGACGATGAACATATTCATCAGCTACCATCTGAACAAGAAGACGGAATCACACAACAGAGCCACCGTTCTCAGTTTCAAAGGCCTGATGTTTAACCTTGGGTATGGTTTGATCGGTATTTTATATGCCTACTACTATAAATTGGTGTCTCAAGGCTACACCGCACAAGAGATAGAACAGAACCTCGACTTCTTGGCTTCACTGTCTTCGTTCTTCTATTACTTCACCTTATTGTTCGTTTCGATCAGCGCGCTGTTCTATTTCAAAAACAAGAAGGAGTCTATCTTTTAA